In a single window of the Campylobacter fetus subsp. testudinum 03-427 genome:
- a CDS encoding mRNA degradation ribonuclease J1/J2 (metallo-beta-lactamase superfamily) (Pfam matches to PF00753.23 Lactamase_B, and to PF07521.8 RMMBL) has product MNEENKTPVAERANRKHRYKHHRDNLKKQANADTQNVQANEATTDIAESEVKKPKKRKHKNGNNTVKISGNEGWQKDMQASIEANRASHELRLNPLKYLNSSEHKIKITPLGGLGEIGGNMTVFETENDAIIVDIGMSFPSESMHGVDILIPDFDYIRKIKQKVRGIIITHAHEDHIGAVPYFFKEFQFPIYATPLPLGMISNKFEEHGLKAHRSYFRPMEKRKPYVIGDFEIELIHITHSIIDASALVITTKAGTILHTGDFKIDHTPIDGYPTDLNRLAYYGERGVLCMLSDSTNSYKEGITKSESSVGKTFDSIFATSTGRVIMSTFSSNIHRVYQAIERGVKHGRKVCVIGRSMERNLWTAIELGYVNLDKKIFIDANEVSKYPDNEVLIVTTGSQGETMSALYRMATDEHKYIKIKPTDQIIISSKAIPGNETSVSTVLNYLLKSGASVAHQDFSEIHVSGHAAQEEQKLMLRLVKPKFFLPVHGEYNHIVRHKETAVACGVDERNTYLMSDGDQIEVCQKYIKRVKTVKTGKVFIDNQINKQISDDVVIDRQKLAEAGVVTIISQIDKNAKTLIQNRVISYGLVSERQSKNLSKEMEEILLQFLSNVKDELLHDQRALENQIRQVIRKHIFRKIKKYPTIVPVVYLM; this is encoded by the coding sequence ATGAACGAAGAAAACAAAACCCCTGTGGCTGAAAGAGCAAATAGAAAACACAGATACAAACACCACAGAGACAATCTAAAAAAACAAGCAAATGCTGATACGCAAAACGTACAAGCAAATGAAGCAACAACGGATATAGCAGAATCAGAGGTAAAAAAACCTAAAAAACGCAAACATAAAAACGGTAATAACACCGTAAAAATTAGCGGAAACGAAGGTTGGCAAAAAGATATGCAAGCTTCTATAGAAGCAAATAGAGCCTCTCACGAATTAAGACTTAATCCATTAAAATATCTAAACTCAAGCGAACATAAGATCAAAATAACTCCGCTTGGCGGTCTTGGCGAGATCGGTGGAAATATGACTGTGTTTGAGACTGAGAATGACGCTATCATCGTGGATATCGGTATGAGTTTTCCAAGCGAGAGTATGCATGGTGTGGATATTTTGATACCTGATTTTGATTATATACGTAAGATAAAACAAAAAGTTCGCGGTATCATCATAACTCACGCACACGAAGATCATATAGGAGCTGTTCCGTATTTTTTCAAAGAATTCCAGTTTCCTATTTATGCAACTCCGCTTCCATTAGGAATGATAAGCAATAAATTTGAAGAACACGGTCTGAAGGCTCATAGAAGTTACTTTCGTCCAATGGAAAAAAGAAAACCTTACGTGATCGGCGACTTTGAGATAGAGCTTATCCATATCACTCACTCGATTATAGATGCGAGCGCATTAGTTATCACTACAAAAGCTGGAACAATTCTTCATACAGGAGATTTTAAGATAGATCATACTCCAATTGATGGCTATCCGACAGATTTAAATAGACTTGCGTATTACGGTGAGCGCGGCGTTTTATGTATGTTAAGCGACTCTACAAATAGCTATAAAGAGGGCATTACAAAGAGTGAAAGTAGCGTAGGAAAAACGTTTGACTCTATCTTTGCTACTTCAACAGGTAGAGTTATTATGAGTACTTTTAGCTCAAATATCCACCGTGTTTATCAAGCCATTGAGCGCGGTGTAAAACACGGTAGAAAAGTTTGTGTTATAGGTAGAAGTATGGAGAGAAATCTCTGGACTGCTATCGAGCTAGGATATGTAAATTTAGATAAGAAGATATTTATCGATGCAAATGAAGTTAGTAAATATCCCGATAATGAAGTTCTCATAGTAACCACTGGAAGTCAAGGTGAGACTATGAGCGCACTTTATAGAATGGCGACTGATGAACATAAGTATATCAAAATCAAACCAACAGATCAGATAATCATCAGCTCAAAAGCGATCCCTGGAAATGAAACAAGTGTATCAACGGTGCTTAATTATTTGTTAAAAAGCGGTGCTAGCGTAGCTCATCAAGACTTTAGTGAAATTCACGTAAGCGGACACGCAGCCCAAGAAGAGCAAAAGCTTATGCTAAGACTTGTAAAACCTAAATTTTTCTTACCGGTGCATGGTGAGTATAATCATATAGTAAGACACAAAGAGACTGCTGTAGCATGTGGAGTTGATGAGAGAAATACTTATCTTATGAGTGATGGCGATCAGATAGAAGTTTGTCAAAAATATATAAAAAGAGTAAAAACTGTAAAAACAGGTAAAGTTTTCATAGACAATCAAATAAATAAGCAAATTTCTGATGATGTTGTTATAGATAGACAAAAATTAGCTGAGGCTGGAGTGGTAACCATAATATCTCAGATCGATAAAAATGCTAAAACTTTAATTCAAAATCGTGTTATAAGTTATGGTTTAGTTAGTGAAAGACAGAGCAAAAACCTTAGTAAAGAGATGGAAGAGATACTTCTACAGTTTTTAAGCAACGTAAAAGATGAGCTGCTTCACGATCAAAGAGCGTTAGAAAATCAAATTAGGCAAGTTATTAGAAAGCATATATTTAGAAAGATTAAAAAGTACCCAACCATCGTTCCGGTTGTGTATTTGATGTGA
- the rsmA gene encoding 16S rRNA (adenine1518-N6/adenine1519-N6)-dimethyltransferase (Pfam match to PF00398.16 RrnaAD), protein MIKAKKKFGQNFLQDENIKNQIIKAIPNGVKRIVEIGPGLGDLTQKLVKLDSMIDCFEIDSELYAILLDKFRSELDSGKLNIINSDALNAWDKLSASEYFLVANLPYYVATNMILKAIDDNNCKGLVVMIQREVAIKFSSEAGDKEFSSLAILTELKGRCELLFDVPNSAFNPPPKVVSSVIRIIKDRDLSLNLKYDNFKDFLRASFSAPRKTLLKNLSNLVQKSRLEMFFNAENLSHTIRPHELSVALYLKLFKEAENERRKQNPCG, encoded by the coding sequence ATGATAAAAGCAAAGAAAAAATTCGGTCAAAATTTTTTACAAGATGAAAATATAAAAAATCAAATCATCAAAGCGATTCCCAACGGCGTTAAGCGCATAGTAGAGATTGGGCCTGGCTTAGGTGATTTAACACAAAAGCTTGTTAAGTTAGACAGTATGATTGATTGTTTTGAGATAGATAGTGAGCTTTATGCAATTTTATTAGATAAATTTAGAAGCGAACTAGATAGCGGAAAGTTAAATATAATAAACTCAGATGCTTTAAATGCGTGGGATAAACTAAGCGCAAGCGAGTATTTTTTAGTTGCGAATTTGCCTTATTATGTGGCAACGAATATGATATTAAAAGCTATAGACGATAATAATTGCAAAGGCTTAGTTGTTATGATACAGCGTGAAGTTGCTATAAAATTTAGTAGCGAAGCCGGCGATAAAGAATTTAGTTCTTTGGCTATTTTAACAGAGCTAAAAGGCAGATGCGAGTTGCTTTTTGATGTACCAAATAGCGCTTTTAATCCTCCGCCAAAAGTCGTCTCATCAGTCATTAGAATCATAAAAGATAGAGATTTGAGCTTAAATTTAAAATATGATAATTTCAAGGATTTTTTACGCGCGTCGTTTAGCGCACCTAGAAAAACTCTATTAAAAAATTTATCAAATTTAGTTCAAAAAAGTAGATTAGAAATGTTTTTTAATGCTGAGAATCTCTCTCATACTATTCGTCCGCACGAGCTTAGTGTCGCCTTATATTTAAAACTATTTAAAGAGGCTGAAAATGAACGAAGAAAACAAAACCCCTGTGGCTGA
- a CDS encoding transmembrane secretion effector, major facilitator superfamily (Pfam match to PF05977.9 MFS_3) has product MPNKFSNPLKALKYRNFRLYWFGMMISQTGTWMQNIAQPWLALEVTNNATLVGIVAAVQFLPLLIFSLFSGALLDKIDKKFILKITQTGMCLTSLAFGLSVIFGFVNYPLILVLAFLTGLFNCLDAPCRQSFLYELIDDKKDVANAVALNSMSVNAARIMGPVFAGIVMAKFGLAACFFLNSVSFIAIFISLFFIKHNPSKTNKRKENILKSILSGFHYIKKREILISPLIVVLIVGTFLPNYNVTISALSKYSLSGAEDTFAYLMAFLGIGSFFGALWVAFTSKNISYKTVKIMPFIAATFLIAIGLSRNFTTAGVFLAMTGFSFMICVSTINSLLQLNSREDFRGRVMSVYVLFFLGSTPIGAVISGALANKFGAGMALVICGVCVYILLIVWWIIKSYYLNLKIKFN; this is encoded by the coding sequence GTGCCAAATAAATTTTCAAATCCTTTAAAAGCGTTAAAATATAGAAATTTCAGGCTATACTGGTTTGGGATGATGATATCTCAAACAGGAACTTGGATGCAAAATATCGCTCAGCCTTGGCTAGCACTCGAAGTTACAAATAACGCTACTTTAGTCGGTATAGTAGCCGCAGTACAGTTTTTGCCGCTTCTTATTTTTTCTCTATTTTCAGGCGCATTGCTTGATAAAATTGATAAAAAATTTATACTGAAAATCACCCAAACAGGTATGTGCTTAACGTCTTTAGCATTTGGGCTTAGTGTAATTTTTGGTTTTGTAAATTATCCGCTTATTTTAGTGTTGGCGTTTTTAACTGGACTTTTTAACTGCCTTGACGCACCTTGTAGGCAGTCGTTTTTATATGAGCTAATCGACGATAAAAAAGACGTAGCAAACGCCGTAGCGCTAAACTCGATGTCGGTAAATGCAGCTAGGATCATGGGTCCGGTTTTTGCTGGTATCGTTATGGCTAAATTTGGACTCGCAGCCTGTTTTTTTCTAAATTCAGTCTCGTTTATAGCTATTTTTATAAGTCTATTTTTTATAAAACATAACCCTTCAAAAACAAATAAACGTAAAGAAAATATACTAAAATCGATACTTTCAGGATTTCATTACATAAAAAAACGTGAAATTCTTATAAGCCCTTTGATAGTCGTTCTTATAGTGGGAACATTTTTACCAAATTATAATGTTACAATATCTGCTTTATCAAAATACAGCCTAAGTGGAGCCGAAGATACTTTTGCTTATCTTATGGCTTTTTTAGGAATCGGATCGTTTTTTGGCGCACTTTGGGTAGCATTTACAAGCAAAAATATCAGTTATAAAACAGTTAAAATTATGCCATTTATAGCCGCTACTTTTTTAATAGCAATTGGTCTTAGCAGGAATTTTACTACAGCTGGGGTATTTTTAGCAATGACTGGATTTAGTTTTATGATATGCGTTTCTACTATAAATTCGCTTTTACAGCTAAACTCAAGAGAGGATTTCAGAGGTAGAGTGATGAGTGTGTATGTTCTGTTTTTTCTTGGTTCTACGCCGATAGGAGCAGTGATATCTGGAGCTTTAGCAAATAAATTCGGAGCAGGAATGGCGCTTGTTATATGTGGAGTTTGCGTATATATTTTACTTATTGTATGGTGGATAATAAAAAGTTATTATTTAAATTTGAAAATTAAATTTAATTAG
- the hisF gene encoding imidazole glycerol phosphate synthase HisFH, HisF subunit (Pfam match to PF00977.17 His_biosynth), producing MDKFAKRIIPCLDVNNGRVVKGINFVGLRDAGDPVEVAKRYNDEGADELCFLDITASSDGRDTIVHVVEEVAKQLFIPLTVGGGIRKIDDISRLLNVGCDKVSLNSAAIHNPNLISEAANKFGSQCVVVAIDVKKAGESYHVFINGGRVDTKIDAYEWAKKVYELGAGEILLTSMDSDGTKNGYDLEVTSQISNLVGIPVIASGGAGTMEHILEAFRAGADAALAASIFHYKEIEISELKKYLLANGIGVRI from the coding sequence ATGGATAAATTTGCAAAACGTATAATTCCTTGTTTGGACGTAAATAACGGACGAGTTGTAAAAGGTATAAATTTCGTAGGGCTTCGCGACGCAGGAGATCCAGTCGAAGTTGCCAAACGATACAACGATGAAGGTGCAGACGAGCTTTGTTTTTTAGATATCACTGCAAGCAGCGACGGTAGAGATACTATCGTGCATGTAGTAGAAGAAGTAGCAAAGCAGCTTTTTATACCACTAACAGTCGGTGGTGGTATAAGAAAAATCGATGATATCTCAAGACTTTTAAACGTAGGTTGCGATAAAGTAAGTCTAAACTCCGCAGCCATTCACAATCCAAATTTAATAAGCGAAGCTGCAAATAAATTTGGATCACAATGCGTAGTTGTAGCTATAGATGTAAAAAAGGCTGGTGAGAGCTATCACGTATTTATAAACGGCGGTAGAGTAGATACTAAAATCGACGCTTATGAATGGGCAAAAAAAGTTTATGAACTAGGCGCTGGAGAGATACTGCTAACTTCTATGGATAGCGACGGTACAAAAAACGGCTACGACCTTGAAGTCACATCTCAGATATCAAATTTAGTCGGTATCCCAGTCATCGCAAGCGGAGGTGCTGGAACTATGGAGCATATCTTAGAAGCGTTTAGAGCCGGTGCTGACGCTGCGCTTGCTGCAAGTATATTTCACTATAAAGAGATAGAGATATCAGAGCTCAAAAAATACCTTTTGGCAAATGGTATCGGAGTTAGAATTTGA
- a CDS encoding putative protein, possible nucleoside phosphorylase (Pfam match to PF01048.16 PNP_UDP_1), which produces MIVCAGLNESFEFAIPIGVGITSSAINLTKILTVNKADEIIFVGTCGLYKDGNLLDIYESKTAVNLEISSLLRLSYSPLLSSPIVQNLKNVSCETLITNSSNFITINRDIAHKFSELGLFMENMELYSVLETAKQFKIPARGILCATNFCEPNAHNEFIKNHNKAKINLEKYLKERDII; this is translated from the coding sequence TTGATAGTTTGCGCCGGACTTAATGAGAGTTTTGAATTTGCCATTCCAATAGGCGTAGGAATCACAAGCTCAGCTATAAATTTAACTAAAATATTAACTGTAAATAAAGCAGACGAGATCATTTTTGTAGGGACTTGCGGACTATATAAAGATGGAAATCTTTTAGATATTTATGAGAGTAAAACAGCTGTAAATTTAGAAATTTCATCTTTGCTTAGACTTTCATATTCTCCACTACTTTCTTCGCCGATTGTGCAAAATTTAAAAAATGTTTCTTGTGAAACATTGATAACAAACTCATCAAATTTCATAACAATAAATAGAGATATCGCACACAAATTTAGCGAACTCGGACTTTTTATGGAAAATATGGAACTATACTCCGTCTTAGAGACAGCAAAACAGTTTAAAATTCCTGCTCGTGGGATTTTATGCGCTACAAACTTTTGCGAACCTAACGCACATAATGAATTTATAAAAAACCATAATAAAGCAAAAATAAATTTAGAAAAATACTTGAAAGAAAGAGACATTATATGA